One Aliiroseovarius sediminilitoris DNA window includes the following coding sequences:
- a CDS encoding beta-ketoacyl-ACP synthase III: protein MIQPVISGTGVFTPAQTITNAELVAAFNAYADKQNTENAEAITAGEVQPIDHSSEDFIVSASGIHQRYVMDKIGVLDPDIMHPTLRERSDDEPGIMTEMGVDACEKALAQAGCNATEVDLIICAASNHERAYPAIAIEIQEVLGAGGFAFDMNVACSSATFGIQAAADMIRSGSVKRALVVNPEICSAHLEWRDRDCHFIFGDVATATLIERKEDARGDHFDILSTRCLTQFSNNIRNNNGFLRRTREAGDDLPDRRDMQFMQNGRKVFKEVLPIVSKHILEHIGDIGVAPDDLKRLWLHQANKTMNDFIGKKVLGRTPEDGEQPNILQDYANTSSAGSIIAFSKYSDDLAPGDTGVICSFGAGYSVGSVVVRRA from the coding sequence ATGATCCAGCCTGTCATTTCTGGCACCGGGGTGTTCACACCCGCACAAACCATCACCAATGCTGAACTTGTCGCTGCATTTAACGCTTATGCCGACAAACAGAACACCGAAAACGCGGAGGCCATAACGGCGGGTGAGGTTCAGCCGATCGACCATTCCAGTGAAGATTTCATTGTCTCGGCCTCGGGCATCCACCAGCGCTATGTCATGGACAAGATCGGTGTGCTGGACCCGGACATCATGCACCCGACACTGCGCGAACGATCAGACGATGAACCGGGCATCATGACTGAGATGGGCGTGGATGCCTGCGAGAAAGCACTGGCGCAGGCGGGGTGCAACGCGACCGAAGTTGACCTGATTATCTGTGCCGCGTCGAACCACGAACGCGCCTATCCCGCGATTGCCATTGAAATCCAAGAGGTGCTGGGCGCGGGCGGGTTTGCTTTTGATATGAACGTCGCCTGTTCCTCGGCCACGTTCGGCATACAGGCAGCGGCGGACATGATCCGGTCAGGCTCGGTCAAACGGGCGCTGGTGGTGAACCCGGAAATCTGCTCGGCCCATCTGGAATGGCGCGATCGCGATTGTCATTTCATCTTCGGCGACGTGGCGACCGCAACCCTGATCGAACGGAAAGAGGACGCCAGAGGCGACCATTTCGATATCCTGTCGACCCGCTGTCTGACGCAGTTTTCCAACAACATCCGCAACAACAATGGTTTCCTGCGCCGCACACGCGAGGCAGGGGATGACCTGCCCGACCGACGCGATATGCAGTTCATGCAGAACGGGCGGAAAGTGTTCAAAGAGGTGCTGCCCATCGTCTCGAAACACATTCTGGAACATATAGGCGATATAGGCGTTGCGCCCGATGACCTGAAACGGCTGTGGCTGCATCAGGCCAACAAGACCATGAATGATTTCATCGGCAAGAAGGTTCTGGGCCGCACACCGGAAGACGGCGAACAACCCAACATCCTGCAAGACTATGCCAACACCTCATCCGCCGGGTCGATTATTGCGTTCTCGAAATACTCGGATGATCTGGCGCCGGGGGATACGGGCGTGATCTGTTCGTTTGGGGCGGGGTATTCGGTTGGGTCGGTGGTGGTGCGCCGCGCCTGA
- a CDS encoding DUF2783 domain-containing protein, producing the protein MTDLILTPNINRADDFYAELLAAHEGLSKDDSDALNARLILILANHIGDREVLSQAVKAAGLPD; encoded by the coding sequence ATGACCGACCTTATCCTGACACCAAACATCAACCGCGCCGATGACTTTTATGCCGAACTGCTGGCCGCACATGAGGGTTTGTCTAAAGACGATAGTGACGCTTTGAACGCTCGTTTGATTCTGATCCTTGCCAACCACATCGGTGATCGCGAGGTGTTGAGCCAGGCTGTGAAAGCCGCAGGTCTGCCGGATTAG
- a CDS encoding RluA family pseudouridine synthase encodes MSDEYTPPDDPLVIVHQDHELLLVDKPAGLLSVPGKGEHLADCLIARIQAVFPDALLVHRLDRDTSGIMVFAMTSHAQRHLGLQFEKRQVKKVYVARVWERVSEREGTVDLPLIVDWPNRPKQHVDFENGKPAITDWKVLKYEDQATRMRLFPQTGRSHQLRVHMKEIGHPILGDPFYADGQARNAPRLMLHAESLRLRHPDGGKGLTFKAKCPF; translated from the coding sequence ATGTCAGATGAATACACCCCGCCCGATGATCCGCTTGTGATCGTCCACCAGGATCACGAGTTGCTTCTGGTCGACAAACCCGCAGGACTATTGTCGGTGCCGGGCAAGGGGGAGCATCTTGCGGATTGCCTGATCGCCCGCATTCAGGCGGTCTTTCCGGACGCGCTTCTGGTGCATCGGCTGGACCGGGACACGTCCGGCATCATGGTGTTCGCCATGACCTCGCACGCCCAACGGCATCTTGGGCTTCAATTTGAAAAGCGGCAGGTCAAAAAGGTCTATGTCGCGCGGGTCTGGGAACGCGTGTCCGAACGCGAAGGCACGGTTGATCTGCCCCTGATCGTCGATTGGCCCAATCGCCCCAAGCAGCATGTCGATTTCGAGAACGGAAAACCCGCAATCACTGACTGGAAGGTTCTTAAATACGAGGATCAAGCCACGCGTATGCGCTTGTTTCCCCAGACCGGGCGCAGTCATCAGTTGCGGGTGCACATGAAGGAAATCGGGCACCCCATTCTGGGCGACCCCTTCTATGCCGACGGCCAGGCGCGCAATGCCCCGCGCCTGATGTTGCACGCCGAAAGCCTGCGCCTGCGTCACCCTGATGGGGGGAAAGGGCTGACCTTCAAGGCAAAGTGCCCCTTTTAG
- a CDS encoding FAD-dependent oxidoreductase has protein sequence MNKIFEVPLYPYDRSPDQDAAAPVRHPVVIVGAGPIGLGMGIDLAQQGVKVVIVDDNDKVSFGSRAICFAKRPLEILDRLGCGQAMVDKGVEWDVGKVFFDDREVYKFELLPEEGHQRPAFINLQQYYFEEYLVNRVRELEAEGAPIEIRGANKVTAIGTHPDHATLEIDTPEGSYNIEADWLIACDGAGSPTRQMLGLDFVGRVFEDNFLIADVIMEADFPTERWFWFDPPFNRGQSALLHKQPDGVWRIDLQLGWDIDKEEEKKPENVIPRLKAMLGDDVEFELEWVSIYTFQCRRMEKFRYGRVLFAGDAAHQVSPFGARGANSGLQDTDNLGWKLKLVIDGKADEKLLDSYDIERIHGADENILNSTRSTDFITPKSEMSRLLRDAVLDLAEHYEFARPLVNSGRLSVPCTYDGSPLNSADALDGPIKTRPGSSCPDVPLGDEFLLPKLGNKFTLLTIDADAPDMIEEDGIKVTRLALSVKDDRTGALKERYLGHAPSAVYLIRPDQHVAARRPSFDENLFRAAIRRATGKE, from the coding sequence ATGAACAAGATTTTCGAAGTCCCGCTTTATCCCTATGACCGCAGCCCGGATCAGGATGCCGCCGCCCCCGTGCGCCACCCCGTCGTGATCGTCGGTGCCGGACCCATCGGACTTGGCATGGGGATCGACCTGGCGCAGCAAGGCGTCAAGGTTGTTATCGTGGATGACAACGACAAGGTCAGCTTCGGCTCGCGCGCAATCTGTTTTGCGAAACGGCCACTGGAAATCCTCGACCGATTGGGCTGTGGACAGGCGATGGTCGATAAGGGAGTTGAATGGGATGTGGGCAAGGTCTTCTTCGACGACCGCGAGGTCTACAAGTTTGAACTGTTGCCCGAAGAAGGCCATCAACGACCCGCCTTCATCAATTTGCAGCAGTATTACTTCGAAGAATATCTGGTGAACCGGGTTCGCGAGTTGGAAGCCGAAGGTGCTCCGATCGAGATTCGTGGCGCCAACAAAGTCACGGCCATTGGCACCCATCCCGATCATGCCACACTGGAAATCGACACACCTGAAGGGTCATACAACATCGAAGCCGACTGGCTGATCGCCTGCGACGGCGCGGGCTCGCCCACCCGACAGATGTTGGGGCTGGATTTCGTCGGTCGTGTGTTCGAGGACAACTTCCTGATTGCCGACGTGATCATGGAGGCCGACTTTCCCACCGAGCGCTGGTTCTGGTTCGATCCGCCCTTCAACCGCGGTCAGTCTGCTTTGTTGCACAAGCAGCCGGATGGCGTGTGGCGCATCGACCTGCAACTTGGCTGGGACATCGACAAGGAAGAAGAAAAAAAGCCCGAGAACGTGATTCCGCGTCTGAAGGCCATGCTGGGTGACGATGTGGAGTTTGAGCTTGAGTGGGTCTCGATCTACACGTTCCAGTGCCGCCGGATGGAAAAATTTCGCTATGGTCGTGTGCTGTTTGCCGGGGACGCCGCGCACCAGGTATCGCCCTTCGGAGCGCGCGGGGCAAACTCGGGCCTGCAAGACACCGACAACCTTGGCTGGAAGCTGAAACTGGTGATTGACGGCAAAGCGGACGAGAAACTTCTGGACAGCTATGACATCGAACGCATTCACGGCGCAGATGAGAATATTCTGAACTCAACTCGCTCAACCGATTTCATCACGCCTAAATCCGAGATGAGCCGCCTGTTGCGCGATGCCGTTCTTGATCTGGCCGAACATTACGAATTTGCGCGTCCACTGGTTAACTCGGGCCGGCTGTCGGTGCCCTGCACCTATGATGGCTCTCCACTGAACTCAGCCGACGCGCTGGACGGACCGATCAAAACACGGCCCGGTTCGTCCTGTCCCGACGTGCCGTTGGGGGATGAGTTTCTTTTGCCAAAACTGGGCAATAAATTCACGCTTCTTACCATCGACGCCGACGCGCCGGATATGATTGAAGAGGACGGGATCAAGGTGACGCGACTGGCACTGTCGGTAAAAGACGACCGAACCGGTGCTCTCAAGGAACGCTATCTGGGCCATGCGCCCAGCGCGGTCTATCTTATCCGGCCTGACCAGCACGTCGCAGCCCGCCGCCCCAGCTTTGATGAAAATCTGTTCCGCGCCGCCATCCGTCGCGCGACGGGGAAGGAGTAA
- the fahA gene encoding fumarylacetoacetase, producing MSKLKKSWVDSANSAETPFPLNNLPYGVFSVDDEPRCGVAIGDMILDMQAAEEAGLIEISDEPVFDVPFWNELMELGPDAWAALRTRLEQLLREGSSERATVEPLLVKQADADLHMPFLVSEYTDFYAGRQHAANMGAILRGSPDLPANWLHIPIGYNGRASSVVISGTPIHRPNGQRKAPDAEMPGFGPSMRLDIELEMGAIVGKASDFGQPITVDEADDMIFGYVLLNDWSARDIQGWEYQPLGPFQGKAFGTSISPWIVTAAALEDFRAPTPEREKELLPYLEGSKDGLYDIDLQVLMQPEGAAKASVIGETNYTRMYYSAAEQLCHHAIGGCGMNVGDLLGSGTISGPTKSEYGSLMEMSWAGREPFTLDTGESRTFIEDGDTLTLRGAAKGDGFQIGFGDCVGKILPAVTWPT from the coding sequence ATGAGCAAACTAAAGAAATCATGGGTCGACAGCGCGAACTCCGCCGAGACACCCTTTCCCCTCAACAACCTGCCCTATGGCGTCTTCTCGGTTGATGACGAACCACGTTGCGGCGTTGCGATCGGCGATATGATCCTCGATATGCAAGCTGCCGAAGAAGCCGGTCTGATCGAAATTTCGGACGAGCCGGTTTTCGACGTGCCATTCTGGAACGAGTTGATGGAGCTGGGGCCGGACGCATGGGCTGCACTGCGGACGCGTTTGGAACAACTGTTGCGCGAAGGTTCATCCGAGCGTGCGACGGTTGAGCCGCTGCTGGTCAAACAGGCTGATGCCGACCTGCACATGCCGTTCCTCGTGTCTGAATACACCGACTTCTATGCCGGTCGCCAGCACGCCGCCAACATGGGGGCGATCCTGCGCGGATCACCCGATCTGCCCGCCAACTGGCTGCATATTCCGATTGGCTATAACGGTCGGGCATCCTCGGTCGTGATTTCCGGCACACCGATCCACCGCCCCAACGGCCAGCGCAAAGCGCCCGACGCCGAAATGCCAGGCTTCGGCCCCTCGATGCGTCTGGATATCGAACTTGAGATGGGCGCCATCGTCGGCAAAGCCTCCGACTTTGGCCAGCCGATCACGGTGGACGAGGCCGACGACATGATCTTCGGCTACGTGCTTCTGAACGATTGGTCCGCGCGCGACATCCAGGGCTGGGAATACCAGCCGTTGGGTCCGTTCCAGGGCAAGGCCTTCGGCACCTCGATCAGCCCCTGGATCGTGACCGCCGCCGCTCTGGAAGATTTCCGCGCTCCGACACCCGAGCGTGAGAAGGAACTTCTGCCTTACCTCGAAGGCTCGAAGGACGGGCTGTATGACATTGACCTTCAGGTGCTGATGCAGCCCGAAGGCGCGGCAAAAGCCAGCGTGATTGGTGAAACCAACTATACCCGCATGTATTACTCCGCCGCCGAACAACTTTGCCACCATGCGATTGGTGGCTGCGGGATGAATGTGGGTGATCTGCTAGGGTCGGGTACGATTTCAGGGCCGACAAAATCGGAATACGGATCGCTGATGGAGATGAGCTGGGCAGGCCGCGAACCTTTCACACTCGACACTGGCGAAAGCCGGACATTCATCGAGGACGGCGACACCCTGACCCTGCGCGGGGCCGCGAAGGGCGACGGGTTCCAGATCGGGTTCGGCGATTGTGTCGGGAAGATCCTGCCCGCGGTGACGTGGCCGACTTGA
- the rarD gene encoding EamA family transporter RarD has product MTDVTRSTNEDTPQGLGLAMSAYFLWGFLPLYMKALAHMPAVEVVAHRVIWSVPVAGVILIATGRTRALREAIANPRMLLLAVLTAGLISLNWGIYVWAIAHEQTLEAALGYYINPLFSIFLGTVLLGERMNRAQMLAVALAFLAVLILTLDAGRVPLVAVGLMLTWGFYALCKKSLPIGPNQGFMLEVLILLIPALAAVAWLTARGQSHFLLTGLDTALLLGCGVVTAVPLMLYANGAKLLRLSTIAILQYIAPTMIFLVAVFVFDEPFEGAKRIAFPLIWLALVIYTTSMLRGMRRRR; this is encoded by the coding sequence ATGACGGATGTGACCAGATCGACGAACGAGGATACGCCGCAGGGGCTGGGACTGGCCATGTCGGCCTATTTCCTGTGGGGGTTCCTGCCGCTTTACATGAAGGCACTGGCGCATATGCCGGCGGTCGAGGTCGTCGCGCATCGTGTGATCTGGTCGGTGCCGGTGGCGGGGGTCATCCTGATTGCCACGGGCCGCACCCGCGCCTTGCGCGAAGCGATTGCCAATCCGCGTATGTTGCTTCTGGCGGTTCTGACCGCCGGGCTGATTTCGCTCAACTGGGGCATTTACGTCTGGGCGATTGCGCATGAACAGACACTAGAGGCCGCATTAGGCTATTATATCAATCCGCTTTTTTCGATATTTCTTGGCACGGTTCTGCTGGGCGAACGGATGAACCGTGCACAGATGCTGGCGGTGGCATTGGCCTTCCTTGCAGTGCTGATCCTGACGCTTGATGCGGGGCGGGTGCCCTTGGTGGCGGTTGGTCTGATGCTGACATGGGGGTTTTACGCGCTGTGCAAGAAATCCCTGCCCATCGGCCCCAATCAAGGCTTCATGCTTGAGGTGTTGATCCTTCTGATCCCTGCGCTGGCAGCTGTGGCTTGGCTAACGGCACGGGGGCAAAGCCATTTCCTGTTGACCGGGTTGGACACGGCGCTTTTGCTTGGTTGCGGTGTGGTGACGGCTGTGCCGCTGATGCTCTATGCCAATGGTGCGAAGCTCTTGCGGCTGTCGACCATCGCGATTTTGCAATACATCGCGCCGACGATGATCTTTCTGGTCGCGGTGTTTGTCTTTGACGAACCGTTTGAAGGCGCAAAGCGGATCGCGTTTCCGCTGATCTGGCTGGCGCTGGTAATCTATACCACGTCAATGCTGCGCGGGATGCGTCGCCGCCGCTGA
- a CDS encoding DUF3833 domain-containing protein has translation MKLKLSALAFTLLIGCGGAPDLDDPKLSTRNLNLEEFFEGKTVAHGQFQDVFGNVKRRFEVAINGTWDGQTLTLVEDFTYADGSTEQRIWTLNKTGDGTWSGTAPGVIGQANGEERGDTFNWTYRIDLPGRDGKTMRVDFDDWMWLLSDDRVLNRAYVKKFGVTVGEAIIVFEKF, from the coding sequence ATGAAACTGAAACTTTCTGCTTTGGCTTTTACGCTTTTGATCGGTTGCGGAGGAGCACCTGATCTGGATGATCCCAAGCTCAGCACTCGAAATCTGAACCTTGAAGAGTTCTTTGAGGGCAAGACCGTCGCCCATGGGCAGTTCCAGGATGTGTTCGGCAACGTGAAGCGACGCTTTGAGGTCGCCATAAACGGCACTTGGGATGGGCAGACCCTGACCTTGGTCGAAGATTTCACTTATGCCGATGGCAGCACCGAACAACGCATCTGGACGTTGAACAAGACGGGGGACGGCACGTGGTCGGGCACTGCCCCCGGCGTCATCGGTCAGGCCAATGGCGAGGAGCGCGGAGACACCTTCAACTGGACATACCGGATCGACCTGCCCGGACGGGACGGCAAGACCATGCGTGTCGATTTCGATGACTGGATGTGGCTTCTGTCAGATGATCGCGTCTTGAACCGCGCCTATGTGAAGAAATTCGGCGTCACAGTAGGCGAAGCGATCATCGTGTTCGAAAAGTTCTGA
- a CDS encoding MBL fold metallo-hydrolase yields the protein MAKAFASQGDMTEKNISFTEVGDGLYAFTAEGDPNSGVIIGDDSVMIVEAQATPRLAGKVIECVRSVTDKPISHVVLTHYHAVRVLGASAYGADQIIMGDAARAMVVERGQEDWDSEFQRFPRLFEGHESIPGLTYPTTTFSDDMTVYLGNRRIDLMHLGRAHTAGDIVIHVPDQNVMFTGDIVEYHSACYCGDGHFSDWGDTLDNIAAFDVDAIAPGRGDALLGKEMVHAAIENTRDFVESTYRPVARVAARGGSLKEAWDACRAECDPKFADYAIYEHCLPFNVARAYDEARGIDTPRIWTAQRDIEMWEALQG from the coding sequence ATGGCAAAAGCATTCGCATCGCAAGGCGACATGACCGAGAAGAACATCAGCTTCACCGAAGTGGGCGACGGGCTGTATGCCTTTACTGCCGAAGGCGACCCGAATTCCGGCGTCATCATTGGCGATGACAGCGTGATGATCGTCGAGGCTCAGGCCACGCCCCGCCTGGCGGGCAAGGTTATTGAATGTGTGCGCTCTGTGACGGACAAGCCGATCAGCCACGTTGTGCTGACCCACTATCACGCGGTGCGCGTGTTGGGGGCCTCGGCCTATGGCGCGGATCAGATCATCATGGGCGATGCGGCCCGTGCGATGGTGGTCGAGCGTGGCCAGGAAGATTGGGACAGCGAATTCCAGCGCTTCCCGCGCCTGTTTGAAGGGCATGAAAGCATCCCTGGACTGACCTATCCGACCACCACCTTTTCCGATGACATGACCGTCTATCTGGGCAATCGCCGCATCGACCTGATGCACCTTGGGCGCGCCCACACGGCAGGTGACATCGTGATCCATGTGCCGGATCAAAACGTGATGTTCACCGGCGATATCGTCGAATATCACTCGGCCTGCTATTGCGGTGACGGGCATTTCAGCGATTGGGGCGACACGCTGGACAACATCGCCGCGTTCGATGTGGACGCCATTGCGCCGGGTCGTGGCGACGCACTTTTGGGCAAAGAGATGGTGCACGCCGCCATCGAGAACACGCGCGACTTCGTGGAAAGCACCTATCGCCCAGTTGCCAGAGTTGCTGCTCGTGGTGGATCGCTGAAAGAGGCATGGGATGCCTGTCGCGCCGAATGTGACCCGAAATTTGCCGATTACGCGATTTACGAGCACTGCCTGCCCTTCAACGTCGCCCGCGCCTATGACGAAGCGCGCGGCATCGACACACCCCGCATCTGGACCGCCCAGCGCGATATCGAGATGTGGGAAGCCCTGCAAGGCTAA
- a CDS encoding GNAT family N-acetyltransferase has product MSFDDQPGLEGETIALRGMLESDRAMLTDAAKDAETWAGHPSRDRYKTAVFAPYFDFLLRAGGASVVTDKASGTLIGCSRYYVGPDAPEDIAIGFTFLNHHYWGGATNFEMKTLMLDHAFATFDRVWFHIDSTNPRSQRATAKLGAVRMADAALDLIGAGTPAPWLCFVLERDAWMRVKVARQGVTGKT; this is encoded by the coding sequence ATGAGCTTTGACGACCAACCAGGTTTGGAAGGCGAAACAATCGCTTTGCGCGGGATGCTTGAAAGCGACCGCGCGATGCTGACTGATGCGGCCAAGGACGCGGAAACCTGGGCGGGCCATCCTTCGCGCGACAGGTACAAGACCGCGGTCTTTGCCCCCTATTTCGACTTCCTGCTGCGCGCTGGGGGTGCCAGTGTTGTGACAGACAAGGCCAGCGGCACGCTGATCGGCTGTTCGCGCTATTATGTTGGTCCCGACGCGCCCGAAGATATCGCCATCGGCTTCACGTTTCTGAACCACCACTATTGGGGCGGCGCGACAAATTTCGAGATGAAGACGCTGATGCTGGATCATGCTTTCGCGACGTTCGACCGAGTTTGGTTTCATATTGATTCGACCAATCCCCGGTCGCAGAGAGCCACTGCAAAGCTCGGCGCGGTCCGGATGGCCGACGCGGCGTTGGATCTGATCGGCGCTGGCACACCGGCACCATGGCTTTGCTTCGTTCTGGAACGCGACGCGTGGATGCGGGTCAAGGTGGCGCGGCAGGGCGTTACCGGCAAGACTTGA
- a CDS encoding aldehyde dehydrogenase family protein produces the protein MIEKRDFYINGKWVAPAAPKDLNVIDPSTEDVCAVISLGDQADTDAAVAAAKSAFADWAFSKKQDRLALIETLLKVYQKRSDDLAEAMSMEMGAPIDLARTAQAGSGTWHIQNFITAFKDFEFDKMLGAHAPNDRLLYEPIGVCALITPWNWPMNQVSLKVVAAMAAGCTMVLKPSEIAPLSSIVWSEIVDEAGFPAGVYNMVNGDGMGVGTQLSTHPDVDMVSFTGSTRAGIAISKAAADTLKRVSLELGGKGANIIFDDADEKAVKRGVMHMMQNTGQSCNAPSRMLVQRDVYDQAVETAREAAEKVQVGPASQEGRHIGPVVSEAQWNKIQDLIQIGIDEGARLIAGGTGRPEGLNKGYFVKPTIFADVNNQMTIAREEIFGPVMAMIPFDSEEEAVEIANDTVYGLTNYVQTQDGTRANRVARHLRSGMVEMNGTSRAAGSPFGGYKQSGNGREGGILGIEDFLEVKAVSGWSNG, from the coding sequence ATGATCGAGAAACGCGATTTCTATATCAACGGCAAATGGGTTGCGCCCGCAGCGCCCAAGGACCTGAATGTCATCGACCCGTCAACCGAAGACGTTTGCGCGGTCATATCGCTGGGCGATCAAGCGGATACTGATGCCGCCGTTGCTGCTGCCAAGTCGGCCTTTGCCGACTGGGCTTTTTCCAAGAAACAGGATCGGCTGGCCCTGATCGAAACGCTTCTGAAGGTTTATCAGAAACGTTCGGACGATCTGGCCGAGGCGATGAGCATGGAAATGGGCGCGCCCATTGATCTGGCCCGCACCGCGCAGGCTGGATCGGGCACCTGGCACATCCAGAACTTCATCACCGCGTTCAAGGATTTCGAGTTCGACAAGATGCTGGGGGCACATGCGCCGAATGATCGTCTGCTTTATGAACCTATTGGTGTTTGCGCGCTGATCACGCCGTGGAACTGGCCGATGAACCAGGTCTCTCTGAAGGTTGTGGCGGCAATGGCGGCAGGATGCACCATGGTGCTGAAACCGTCGGAAATCGCACCGCTATCTTCGATCGTCTGGAGCGAGATTGTGGACGAAGCCGGCTTCCCCGCCGGGGTCTATAACATGGTGAATGGCGACGGCATGGGCGTTGGCACACAATTGTCCACACACCCCGATGTGGACATGGTCAGCTTCACCGGCTCGACCCGCGCGGGCATCGCGATCTCCAAGGCCGCCGCTGATACATTGAAGCGCGTCAGCCTTGAACTGGGCGGCAAGGGGGCCAACATCATCTTTGACGACGCCGACGAAAAGGCTGTGAAGCGGGGCGTGATGCACATGATGCAAAACACCGGTCAAAGCTGCAATGCGCCGTCGCGGATGCTTGTTCAGCGCGACGTGTATGACCAAGCCGTCGAAACCGCGCGCGAAGCGGCCGAGAAGGTTCAGGTTGGCCCTGCCAGCCAGGAAGGTCGCCATATCGGCCCGGTGGTCAGCGAGGCACAATGGAACAAGATCCAGGATCTTATCCAGATCGGCATCGACGAAGGCGCGCGCCTGATCGCTGGCGGCACGGGACGCCCCGAGGGTCTGAACAAGGGCTATTTTGTAAAGCCGACGATCTTTGCCGATGTGAACAACCAAATGACCATCGCCCGCGAAGAAATCTTTGGCCCGGTGATGGCGATGATCCCTTTCGACTCTGAAGAAGAAGCAGTCGAGATTGCCAACGACACCGTCTATGGCCTGACCAACTATGTCCAGACGCAAGACGGCACCCGCGCCAACCGCGTGGCCCGCCACCTGCGCTCGGGTATGGTCGAGATGAACGGCACATCCCGCGCCGCAGGCTCGCCCTTCGGTGGCTACAAGCAGTCCGGCAACGGGCGCGAGGGTGGCATTCTGGGGATCGAGGATTTCCTTGAGGTGAAGGCTGTGTCCGGCTGGTCGAACGGCTGA
- the maiA gene encoding maleylacetoacetate isomerase, translating to MTLYGYWRSTAAYRVRIALNLKGISAKQVSVHLVKDGGQQHTPTYVLKNPTHLVPALELADGTVLTQSLAIIDYLEALQPDPALLPSNPVARAKVLAAAHVVAMDIHPVNNLRVVSHLTDAFGADAEAKRQWMCHWMDKGFAALEQMVAKDSRFAFGDTPSLADICLVAQYYNARRWGLDLAPYPRLTEIEETCLALPAFAAAKPEAQPDAE from the coding sequence ATGACGCTGTACGGATACTGGCGGTCCACGGCGGCCTATCGGGTTCGCATTGCGCTGAACCTTAAAGGGATCAGTGCGAAACAGGTGTCCGTGCATCTGGTGAAGGATGGCGGGCAGCAGCATACGCCAACGTATGTTCTGAAGAACCCGACGCATTTGGTGCCGGCACTGGAGCTGGCGGACGGCACGGTTCTGACCCAGTCTCTGGCGATCATCGACTATCTTGAGGCGTTGCAACCGGACCCGGCCCTTCTGCCCTCAAACCCGGTGGCGCGCGCCAAAGTGCTTGCCGCTGCGCATGTCGTCGCGATGGACATTCACCCGGTGAACAACCTGCGTGTCGTGTCCCATCTGACGGATGCGTTTGGCGCGGATGCCGAGGCCAAGCGCCAGTGGATGTGCCATTGGATGGACAAGGGCTTTGCCGCGCTGGAACAGATGGTGGCGAAAGACAGCAGGTTTGCCTTTGGTGACACGCCGTCACTGGCGGATATCTGCCTTGTCGCGCAATATTACAATGCACGGCGCTGGGGGCTGGATCTGGCACCCTATCCGCGCCTGACCGAAATCGAAGAAACCTGTCTGGCCCTGCCCGCCTTTGCCGCCGCAAAGCCCGAGGCACAGCCGGACGCCGAATGA
- a CDS encoding peroxiredoxin has translation MGLRINDTVPNFTAETDQGKITFHDWIGDEWAILFSHPKDYTPVCTTEFGAVAQLADEWAKRGTKVIGLSVDSAAEHVSWKEDIEGYSGAKAGFPIIADEDLAVSKMFDMLPADAYLPDGRTAADSASVRSVFIISPDKKVQLIMTYPMSVGRNFAEVLRALDGLQATFGTPIATPANWVKGQDVIVALSLNDDEAKEKFGKVDFKLPYLRTTADPS, from the coding sequence ATGGGACTTCGCATTAACGACACGGTGCCAAATTTCACCGCGGAAACGGATCAGGGGAAAATCACGTTCCACGACTGGATCGGCGATGAATGGGCCATCCTGTTTTCGCACCCGAAAGACTACACCCCCGTTTGCACGACGGAGTTCGGGGCGGTTGCCCAGCTTGCCGATGAATGGGCGAAACGTGGCACCAAGGTGATCGGCCTGTCCGTGGACAGCGCCGCCGAACACGTCAGCTGGAAAGAGGATATCGAAGGTTATTCGGGCGCCAAAGCCGGTTTTCCGATCATCGCAGACGAAGATCTGGCCGTGTCAAAGATGTTCGACATGCTGCCCGCCGATGCCTATCTGCCCGACGGGCGCACGGCGGCCGATTCCGCATCCGTCCGGTCGGTGTTCATCATTTCGCCGGACAAGAAGGTGCAGTTGATCATGACCTACCCGATGTCCGTGGGCCGCAACTTTGCCGAGGTTCTGCGCGCGCTGGATGGTCTGCAAGCCACCTTCGGCACACCCATCGCCACGCCCGCCAACTGGGTCAAAGGGCAGGATGTGATTGTTGCGCTGTCGTTGAACGACGACGAGGCAAAAGAGAAGTTCGGCAAGGTGGACTTCAAGCTGCCCTATCTGCGCACCACGGCTGACCCCAGCTAA